One region of Acropora muricata isolate sample 2 chromosome 13, ASM3666990v1, whole genome shotgun sequence genomic DNA includes:
- the LOC136895192 gene encoding uncharacterized protein codes for MKCELQSLCLEKLDWDVELQGSHQRLWKNFVSSLMKLNNVRVPRCYFNSSLSPTNIQVHAFSDASKRAYAAAVYLRSEYENGHVEVQLLCSKTRVAPIKQQTIPRLELLGATISARLVCNLLKSLPCEIEPTFWVDSTTVIFWIKQEKPWKQYVQNRVQEIRQIVPEATWNYCPGAKNPADLPSRGLSGEELVNNSVWWNGPEFLRNPDSEWPKSTQVKADNEEAMTELVRGPLNITHALVNTQERSTLVNFPAIIDPKNYSSLTRLLRISAYVLRFINKLKSNLSRSASKPVKELSTSEINEAEKYWIKSVQASNFGAELNFLTKNSQLSPLPRVKQFGLYKDDKGVLRCKGRLNNADIPTTSKNPILLPSKNDFVSLLIKDVHVKVKHNGVRDTLTTLRENYWVLRGREATKRIVKECVICRKFEGVPFKPQSIPDLPDMRVADATYTGVDFAGPLYVTSLRDPQSNESVSEKVYICLFTCASTRAVHLELTRDLGVNSFLQAFRRFSSRRGLPSTLISDNAKTFKASSKEIEKLVKSPEVQRYLSNSRVTWKFIIEKAPWWGGFWERLIQSVKRSIKKTVGRTSLGYDELNTLVVEVESLINSRPLTYIYDDEESISHPLTPCHLISGHRISAMPNDEYFEIMSTHNTLTRRQRHHKQLLQQFSKQWKREYLLSLRENSTARSVSGNRAAITVGDIVILKNDSTPRAFWKLGKVEQLIPGKDGKVRAAIVKVSSGNGKNQLLKRVIQHLIPIEVRSESNIPMPCPQSTPLQEPQPAGHINSVGQRPRRNAAIQGELLRRGLLNI; via the coding sequence ATGAAATGCGAATTACAGTCCCTTTGTTTAGAGAAATTAGATTGGGATGTCGAGCTACAAGGGAGTCATCAAAGACTGTGGAAGAACTTTGTATCTAGCCTGATGAAATTGAACAATGTGCGTGTACCCCGATGTTACTTCAATTCGAGTCTTTCACCAACTAACATTCAAGTACATGCCTTTAGTGATGCATCGAAGAGAGCCTATGCTGCTGCCGTCTATTTGCGCTCCGAGTATGAAAATGGACATGTCGAGGTCCAATTACTTTGTTCTAAAACAAGAGTAGCACCCATCAAACAGCAAACCATACCAAGACTAGAACTGCTTGGCGCAACAATCTCAGCAAGACTTGTCTGTAACTTGTTGAAGTCACTCCCATGCGAAATCGAACCTACCTTCTGGGTGGATTCTACAACCGTTATTTTCTGGATAAAACAGGAAAAGCCGTGGAAGCAATATGTTCAAAATCGCGTTCAAGAAATTCGCCAGATTGTGCCCGAAGCTACGTGGAATTACTGTCCAGGTGCCAAGAATCCAGCCGACTTACCTTCTCGTGGCCTATCTGGAGAGGAACTTGTGAACAACTCAGTTTGGTGGAACGGACCAGAGTTTCTGAGAAATCCGGACAGCGAATGGCCAAAATCAACTCAAGTAAAGGCAGATAATGAAGAGGCCATGACTGAACTAGTTAGAGGCCCTTTGAATATAACTCATGCTCTGGTAAATACTCAAGAACGTTCAACCCTGGTGAACTTCCCCGCAATTATTGACCCAAAGAATTATAGCTCGTTGACGAGGTTGCTTCGTATTTCAGCCTATGTCTTACGATTTATTAACAAGTTGAAGTCAAATCTATCACGCTCAGCCAGCAAACCTGTGAAGGAGTTAAGTACCTCTGAGATTAACGAAGCCGAGAAATACTGGATAAAGTCAGTCCAAGCAAGTAATTTTGGAGCCGAGCTCAATTTCCTGACGAAGAATTCTCAATTGTCGCCATTACCAAGAGTCAAGCAATTTGGACTGTACAAAGATGACAAGGGTGTTCTGAGATGCAAAGGTAGACTAAACAATGCAGACATCCCTACCACAAGCAAGAATCCTATCCTGTTGCCATCCAAGAATGACTTTGTAAGCTTACTGATAAAGGATGTTCATGTGAAAGTCAAACATAATGGAGTCAGAGACACACTGACAACCCTGCGAGAGAATTACTGGGTGTTGCGTGGTCGAGAAGCAACAAAGAGAATCGTGAAAGAGTGTGTCATTTGTCGAAAATTCGAGGGTGTGCCATTTAAACCTCAGTCCATCCCGGACTTGCCTGATATGCGCGTGGCAGATGCCACATATACAGGTGTGGACTTTGCTGGACCCCTGTACGTCACAAGTCTAAGAGATCCTCAATCAAATGAAAGCGTTTCTGAGAAGGTTTACATCTGCTTGTTCACGTGTGCATCAACTCGCGCAGTCCACTTAGAACTCACACGTGATCTTGGCGTAAATTCATTCTTACAAGCATTCCGTCGATTTTCAAGCAGACGTGGATTGCCCTCAACACTGATATCTGACAATGCAAAAACGTTTAAAGCTAGTTCTAAGGAAATCGAGAAACTCGTCAAATCTCCAGAAGTTCAGCGCTATCTCTCCAACAGCCGAGTGACATGGAAATTCATCATAGAGAAGGCCCCGTGGTGGGGAGGATTTTGGGAAAGACTTATACAAAGCGTGAAAAGAAGCATCAAGAAAACAGTGGGGAGAACATCTCTAGGCTACGATGAACTGAACACCCTAGTGGTGGAAGTAGAAAGTCTCATCAATTCACGACCTCTAACATACATCTACGATGATGAGGAGTCTATCTCACACCCTCTGACTCCCTGCCATTTGATCAGTGGTCACAGAATCAGTGCGATGCCAAATGATGAGTACTTTGAAATCATGAGCACCCACAATACTCTTACGAGAAGACAACGACATCACAAGCAGCTGCTGCAACAGTTCTCAAAGCAGTGGAAACGAGAGTATTTGTTAAGTTTACGAGAGAACTCCACAGCAAGGTCTGTCAGTGGTAACCGTGCTGCTATAACTGTCGGTGACATTGTCATTCTCAAGAATGATTCTACCCCCAGAGCATTCTGGAAACTGGGTAAAGTGGAACAGTTGATACCGGGCAAGGATGGAAAGGTCAGAGCCGCTATTGTTAAGGTATCAAGCGGTAACGGAAAGAATCAGCTTCTAAAGAGAGTGATTCAGCACTTAATCCCAATTGAAGTACGATCGGAATCAAATATTCCAATGCCATGCCCCCAAAGCACACCGTTACAAGAACCGCAACCTGCAGGTCACATCAATTCAGTCGGTCAGAGACCACGCCGAAATGCAGCGATTCAAGGAGAACTGTTAAGGAGAGGACTTTTGAACATTTAA
- the LOC136895194 gene encoding uncharacterized protein, which produces MCPGLSSDLQAIDDARKTAVINKELARLNIDDACLQETRLPDSGSLRETDYTFFWNGLSQDEPRQHGVGFAVRNSLLASIETPTGGSSRRLVLRMKTSMGNINILSAYAPTLTSTPEAKDQFYEALEDALSCIPKSECIYLLGDFNARVGADWRADLSTVLHTRSYHSADCDTDHSLVAIKVRLKPQRIHHAKTKGRPRINTCGTSDPDKVKRFADTFNERIAANATSSDPDDAVAFWDTLRDAIYDSAMSTFGKKERKNADWFEAHWDKMEPVTEGKRKALLDYKQNPCPSTRDALC; this is translated from the exons ATGTGTCCTGGACTATCTTCGGACTTACAGGCGATCGACGACGCCAGAAAGACTGCCGTCATCAACAAGGAGCTTGCCCGCTTAAACATCGATGACGCCTGCCTCCAGGAAACACGGCTGCCAGACAGTGGATCCCTTAGAGAAACAGACTACACCTTCTTTTGGAATGGCCTGTCCCAGGACGAGCCCAGACAGCACGGTGTAGGTTTTGCTGTGAGGAACTCGCTGCTCGCATCTATAGAAACACCAACCGGAGGATCGTCCAGGCGTCTCGTCCTGCGGATGAAGACATCAATGGGCAACATCAACATCCTCTCAGCCTACGCTCCAACGCTCACCTCTACCCCAGAAGCGAAGGACCAATTCTATGAGGCCTTAGAGGACGCGCTGTCGTGCATCCCGAAATCAGAATGCATATACTTGCTGGGCGACTTCAACGCTCGCGTTGGGGCCGACTG GAGAGCGGACCTCAGCACTGTCCTTCACACACGGAGCTACCATAGCGCTGATTGCGACACGGACCACTCACTCGTCGCCATCAAGGTCAGGTTGAAGCCACAGAGGATCCACCACGCCAAGACGAAGGGTCGACCCCGCATCAACACCTGCGGCACGTCTGACCCCGACAAGGTAAAGAGATTTGCCGACACCTTCAATGAGAGGATCGCGGCTAATGCAACATCCAGCGACCCAGACGATGCTGTCGCCTTCTGGGATACCCTGAGAGACGCCATCTACGACTCAGCCATGTCCACCTTCGGCAAGAAAGAACGCAAGAATGCAGACTGGTTCGAGGCGCACTGGGATAAGATGGAGCCAGTTACCGAGGGCAAGAGAAAGGCACTGCTGGACTACAAGCAGAATCCCTGCCCTAGCACCCGTGATGCTCTCTGTTGA